The Williamsia sp. DF01-3 genome has a window encoding:
- a CDS encoding VOC family protein, whose protein sequence is MIGFVNAIALDGPDPVGLARFYQHVLGGELDTSDPEWVTLDCGLGKAKLTFQPSTSYVPPQFPDPNGSQQFHLDIQVDDFESAEPQILDLGARKVEGQEHPGFRVYLDPVGHPFCLVLE, encoded by the coding sequence ATGATCGGTTTCGTTAATGCCATTGCCCTCGACGGACCGGATCCGGTCGGGCTCGCGCGGTTCTACCAGCATGTTCTCGGTGGCGAGCTGGATACAAGCGATCCCGAATGGGTCACGCTCGATTGTGGTTTGGGTAAAGCGAAACTGACATTTCAACCATCAACCAGCTATGTACCCCCGCAGTTCCCCGACCCCAACGGCAGTCAGCAGTTCCATCTCGACATCCAGGTCGACGACTTCGAGTCGGCCGAACCACAGATACTCGACCTCGGAGCGCGCAAGGTCGAGGGTCAGGAACATCCCGGTTTCCGGGTGTACCTCGACCCGGTGGGCCACCCGTTCTGCCTTGTCTTGGAGTAG
- the nadB gene encoding L-aspartate oxidase: protein MVADAALRADLVVVGAGVAGLTAAVRAAESGLAVIVLNKGSGWRPDDPAPNTATYFAQGGIAVVEPTNAEDSVALHTRDTVVAGAGLTDPVATESILSEGHAAVSALVSWGAHFDIGDDGRFLRTREGGHSVRRIIHAGGDATGAQVQRSLAVRALAQPSITVLDESYAQQILQDQHGAAVGVRVGRSGGSFRDILAPTLILATGGVGHLYAATTNPLGSTGDGIALAHRAGAAVSDMEFIQFHPTMLYRPGQRGRRTLITEALRGEGARLVDSEGNSVTEGVHPLGDLAPRDVVANAVGAAMARTGHRCVYLDARHIANFGRRFPTVTAGVAAIGIDPTTDLIPVVPGAHYVCGGVVTDTEGATTVPGLFAAGEVARTGLHGANRLASNSLLEGLVMGLRVAQAAAGRAGRPGALRPDVATELDAPVAPRRDLQDRMSASAALSRDHSGLMALADHLDAVPRRPLLDGADHEDAALTATARLVVAGALARKESRGCHHRVDYPEAPAPIAG from the coding sequence ATGGTTGCCGACGCTGCGCTGCGTGCTGATCTCGTAGTGGTCGGTGCGGGTGTCGCAGGCCTCACCGCGGCCGTTCGAGCCGCCGAATCCGGGCTCGCGGTGATCGTTCTCAACAAGGGCAGCGGCTGGCGTCCCGACGATCCGGCACCGAACACCGCCACCTACTTCGCGCAGGGTGGCATCGCCGTGGTGGAGCCCACCAACGCGGAGGACTCGGTCGCACTGCACACCCGCGACACCGTGGTCGCGGGTGCCGGTCTCACCGACCCTGTAGCCACCGAGTCCATCCTCTCGGAGGGCCACGCCGCGGTCTCGGCCTTGGTCAGCTGGGGCGCGCACTTCGACATCGGGGACGACGGGCGCTTCCTGCGGACGCGAGAAGGTGGACACAGCGTTCGTCGCATCATTCACGCCGGCGGCGACGCCACTGGTGCGCAGGTGCAACGGTCCTTGGCGGTGCGCGCGCTCGCCCAACCCAGCATCACCGTGCTCGACGAATCGTATGCCCAGCAGATTCTGCAGGACCAGCACGGCGCAGCGGTCGGGGTGCGCGTCGGACGCTCCGGCGGCTCATTCCGAGACATCTTGGCGCCCACGCTGATTCTCGCGACCGGCGGGGTCGGGCACCTCTATGCGGCCACCACCAACCCACTCGGTTCGACGGGTGACGGCATCGCCCTGGCGCACAGGGCTGGTGCGGCGGTCTCGGACATGGAGTTCATCCAATTCCATCCCACGATGCTGTACCGCCCCGGGCAACGCGGCAGGCGCACACTCATCACCGAGGCACTACGCGGCGAGGGCGCAAGACTCGTTGACAGCGAAGGTAATTCGGTCACCGAAGGCGTACACCCCCTCGGTGATCTCGCTCCGCGCGACGTGGTCGCCAACGCGGTCGGTGCCGCCATGGCGCGCACCGGCCACCGCTGCGTCTACCTCGACGCCCGCCACATCGCGAACTTCGGCCGCCGCTTCCCCACAGTCACCGCCGGTGTCGCAGCAATTGGCATCGACCCCACCACCGACCTCATCCCGGTGGTGCCCGGCGCTCACTATGTCTGTGGAGGTGTTGTCACCGATACCGAGGGCGCCACCACCGTTCCTGGATTGTTTGCCGCAGGCGAAGTCGCCCGGACAGGCCTTCATGGTGCAAATCGGTTGGCGTCCAACAGTTTGCTCGAAGGACTGGTGATGGGACTGCGGGTCGCGCAGGCAGCCGCCGGCCGAGCCGGACGCCCAGGCGCCTTGCGACCGGACGTCGCGACCGAGCTCGACGCACCTGTCGCCCCACGTCGAGACCTCCAGGACCGAATGTCCGCGAGCGCGGCCCTATCTCGCGACCATTCAGGGCTGATGGCTCTCGCCGACCACCTCGACGCGGTGCCGCGTCGGCCACTGCTGGATGGTGCCGACCACGAAGATGCTGCCCTGACCGCCACCGCACGATTGGTGGTCGCCGGCGCTTTGGCCCGAAAAGAGTCGCGGGGTTGCCACCATCGGGTGGACTACCCCGAGGCCCCTGCGCCCATCGCGGGTTGA
- a CDS encoding helix-turn-helix domain-containing protein, with translation MVAVLDEKLADLDRWTPGDRCSIVRALEVVGTRTALLIMREAMYGTTRFDGFARRVGVSDAVASARLKALVEAGLLEKSPYQEPGQRTRYEYRLTEMGTDLVPVLFGLMQWGDKYFQPKGKPLQLQSNVTGEPVHVGLTTPDGTEVPLDDLRISLVKR, from the coding sequence ATGGTTGCAGTTCTCGACGAGAAGTTGGCCGACCTCGATCGGTGGACGCCGGGCGACCGGTGCTCGATAGTCCGCGCCCTCGAGGTGGTCGGGACCAGGACTGCATTGCTGATCATGCGTGAGGCCATGTACGGCACGACTCGTTTCGACGGATTCGCGCGGCGGGTCGGTGTCAGCGACGCAGTCGCATCCGCGCGACTCAAAGCACTTGTCGAAGCAGGTCTCCTGGAGAAGTCGCCGTATCAGGAACCTGGTCAACGCACGCGATACGAGTACCGGCTCACCGAGATGGGCACCGACCTGGTTCCCGTGCTGTTCGGACTCATGCAGTGGGGAGACAAGTATTTCCAGCCCAAGGGCAAGCCGCTGCAGCTGCAATCCAACGTGACGGGTGAGCCCGTGCACGTGGGACTGACCACGCCTGACGGCACCGAAGTCCCCCTCGACGACTTGCGGATATCGCTGGTCAAACGCTGA